The following is a genomic window from Salinibacterium sp. UTAS2018.
CAACCCCCGGTGGTACCGAGCCGCGCTGGCCCGAAGACCGCCCGAATCTTTCTCCCGGCTGCACCTACCTCGGCAGTGCCGCGCGCTTTCCGCACACCGAAGGTGCGTTCGCCGAGTTCGTGACGTTGCCGAGCCGGATGCTGCGAGCACTCCCCAGCTCGCTGACTTTGCGCGACGCCGCTCTCGTCGAACCCGCCAGCGTGGCCTGGCACGCCGTCTCGCGTGCTGGTGACGTTCGCGGAAAACGGGCTCTCGTGATTGGCGCCGGCCCGATCGGTGCGCTCATCGTTGCGGTGCTCAAGCGTGCCGGAGCGAGCGAGATCGTGGCCGTCGACATGTTCGCCGGCCCCCTCGCCATTGCCCGTCAGGTCGGCGCGACTGACACTCTTCACGCCACCGATGCGGATGCCATCGCCGCCGTCGACGCCGACATCGTCTTCGAATCCTCGGGCAGCTACCGCGGTCTCGAGTCTGCCGTGCGCGGTGCCACTCGTGGTGGCCGCGTTGTCATGGTGGGGCTTTTGCCCTCAGGCCAGCAGCCCGCGCTCATCTCGCTTGCCATCACCCGCGAGCTCGAACTCGTCGGGTCTTTCCGCTTCAACGACGAGATCGACGAAGTGATCGCGGCGCTCGCCGACGGCAGCCTCGTTGTGGGGCCGATCGTGACCCACGAGTTTGCGGCATCCGATGCTCACGAAGCGTTTACGGTTGCCAAGGACTCGGAGAACAGCGGCAAGGTGCTGCTGCGCTTCTAGGGTGCTGGGTTTGCGGCGTGCAGCGTTTCTAGCGCGCTGAGTTTCTTGCGCGCTGAGTATCTAGCGCAGCGTCTAGTCGAGGAAGATGCGGGGCTCGCCAGCCCAGATGGGCTCGACCTCTTCGATCGTGCGGCTCATGATGCGTTCCATCGCGGCGTAGGCGTCGGCCGGGCGCTTACCCTGAATGGCATCCGCAACATCCACGTGCAGCTGCAGCGCTTCTTCGTGGGGTGTCGCTGGCATGAGCCCACGGTGGGTGCGGCCCGTGAGCACTTCGGCGATCACGCGGTCAAGGCGGGCAAACATTTCGTTGCCACTCGCAGCAAGAACGAGCGAGTGAAAGCGGATGTCGAGCTCGAGAAACAATTCGAGGTCGCCTGAGCGGCCCACGGCCCGCATTCGCGCGGCC
Proteins encoded in this region:
- a CDS encoding L-idonate 5-dehydrogenase — protein: MTSAAPAETLAVTIHAQDDLRVESIPLATPAADEAVIQIAFGGVCGSDLHYWSHGAAGESILKAPMILGHEVVGTVIQQAADGTGPVAGTAVAVHPATPGGTEPRWPEDRPNLSPGCTYLGSAARFPHTEGAFAEFVTLPSRMLRALPSSLTLRDAALVEPASVAWHAVSRAGDVRGKRALVIGAGPIGALIVAVLKRAGASEIVAVDMFAGPLAIARQVGATDTLHATDADAIAAVDADIVFESSGSYRGLESAVRGATRGGRVVMVGLLPSGQQPALISLAITRELELVGSFRFNDEIDEVIAALADGSLVVGPIVTHEFAASDAHEAFTVAKDSENSGKVLLRF